The Vibrio tasmaniensis genome includes a region encoding these proteins:
- a CDS encoding sn-glycerol-3-phosphate import ATP-binding protein UgpC has protein sequence MKNNNDTTQMNNNRIQSLDKYKTSHQPSHQAIHKNTEDNPMPKLKQTLAHNQATHDRTRKAPIMLGIKNLVKTYENGHQAVKGVSLDIDEGEFLVLVGPSGCGKSSILRSIAGLESISGGEIHLSGRRVDNEKPAQRDIAMVFQNYALYPHMSVYKNLAYGLKNRGVSQHLIEEKIEKVAKTLKIEEYLDRKPAKLSGGQRQRVAMGRAIVRDPQLFLFDEPLSNLDASLRAHMRLEIKKLQRELGVTSVYVTHDQVEAMTLADRIVVLNKGQIEQVGTPREVYHQPASTFVASFIGSPAMNFLPATLDDGYLEIGDQQMYLPEYAHVKNTAITLGIRPEHSEIGSELMMNTLPLELRISVVEPLGPNQLVHGLVNEQPFIAVTPETTLCQAVPLGLRIDKSNLHIFDRYGKRIQPNNFTSQESHQDAISMTTALA, from the coding sequence GTGAAAAATAATAACGACACAACTCAAATGAACAATAACCGCATTCAATCACTCGATAAGTACAAGACGTCTCACCAGCCTTCTCACCAAGCTATCCACAAAAATACAGAGGACAACCCGATGCCAAAGCTAAAACAAACGTTAGCGCACAACCAAGCCACTCACGATCGTACGCGCAAAGCTCCCATCATGCTGGGTATCAAAAACTTGGTAAAGACGTATGAAAACGGCCATCAAGCCGTCAAAGGAGTCTCGCTTGATATCGATGAGGGTGAGTTCCTTGTTTTGGTGGGTCCTTCTGGTTGTGGTAAGTCTTCTATCCTACGTTCCATTGCGGGTTTGGAAAGCATTTCTGGTGGCGAGATTCACTTAAGTGGTCGCCGTGTTGATAACGAAAAGCCAGCTCAACGTGATATCGCAATGGTCTTTCAGAATTATGCGCTCTACCCGCACATGTCGGTTTACAAAAACCTAGCTTATGGCTTAAAGAACCGAGGTGTTAGTCAGCACCTTATTGAAGAGAAAATTGAGAAAGTCGCCAAAACGCTGAAGATCGAAGAATATCTAGACCGCAAGCCAGCCAAGCTTTCGGGTGGTCAACGTCAACGTGTTGCCATGGGGCGAGCGATTGTACGCGATCCGCAACTTTTCCTGTTTGACGAGCCTTTGTCTAACCTAGATGCCTCACTGCGCGCTCACATGAGATTAGAAATCAAAAAGCTACAACGCGAGCTAGGCGTGACGAGTGTTTACGTGACTCACGACCAAGTCGAAGCGATGACACTAGCCGATAGAATCGTGGTGCTCAACAAAGGTCAGATAGAACAAGTCGGGACGCCACGAGAAGTCTACCACCAGCCAGCCAGTACCTTTGTGGCAAGCTTCATTGGCAGCCCTGCGATGAATTTCTTACCAGCAACACTCGATGACGGATACCTTGAGATTGGTGATCAGCAAATGTACTTACCCGAATACGCTCACGTAAAAAATACAGCCATCACACTTGGTATTCGTCCAGAGCACTCTGAAATTGGTTCAGAATTGATGATGAATACCTTGCCTCTTGAACTGCGCATCAGCGTGGTTGAGCCTTTGGGTCCGAATCAATTGGTTCATGGTCTGGTGAACGAGCAACCCTTCATTGCAGTAACACCCGAAACGACACTGTGCCAAGCCGTCCCTCTAGGGCTAAGAATTGATAAGTCCAACCTGCATATTTTTGACCGTTATGGGAAGCGTATTCAGCCGAATAACTTTACGTCACAAGAGTCACACCAAGACGCGATAAGCATGACGACGGCTCTCGCTTAA
- a CDS encoding L,D-transpeptidase family protein, whose product MRLFLPLSLCLLFVASNVQAEKVVVEKIVSDATAIETIVFESAPSHAQRVPTSSFSQRPSPSSSQPFYTLPDSSSEIDSLSQVVTLVRVDKSKRRMYLLKGDEVIQEFRIALGKQPKGHKRFEGDNRTPEGEYQLDYVMEESDFYRSVHISYPQPSDMQWAEENDVDPGGNIKIHGIKNGERRSPSFIQSFDWTDGCIALTNQDMDEFIQLVKMGTPIHIEW is encoded by the coding sequence GTGCGCCTGTTTTTGCCTTTATCACTGTGTTTATTGTTTGTCGCTTCGAATGTACAAGCTGAGAAGGTTGTCGTTGAAAAGATCGTGTCTGACGCGACCGCGATCGAGACCATTGTATTTGAGTCGGCACCGTCTCACGCTCAACGTGTACCAACCTCTTCCTTTTCTCAACGTCCATCTCCAAGCTCCTCTCAACCGTTTTACACTCTACCCGATTCCTCTTCTGAGATAGATTCGCTGTCGCAAGTGGTTACTTTGGTTAGAGTTGATAAATCGAAACGTAGAATGTACCTACTTAAAGGTGATGAGGTTATTCAAGAGTTTCGTATTGCGCTAGGTAAACAACCGAAAGGGCATAAACGTTTTGAAGGGGACAACCGAACGCCTGAAGGGGAATACCAGCTCGATTATGTGATGGAAGAATCGGATTTTTATCGCTCGGTACATATCAGCTACCCGCAACCTTCGGATATGCAGTGGGCTGAAGAAAATGATGTAGACCCTGGAGGGAACATCAAGATCCACGGTATTAAAAACGGTGAGCGCCGTTCTCCAAGCTTTATTCAAAGTTTTGATTGGACGGATGGTTGTATTGCATTAACCAATCAAGATATGGATGAGTTCATTCAACTCGTAAAAATGGGTACCCCGATCCATATTGAATGGTAG
- a CDS encoding Gfo/Idh/MocA family protein — MIKFAVIGTNWITQKFVQAAHESESMQLAAVYSRNLDSAAQFAQEFNVEATYDSLDALANDNTVEAVYIASPNSLHCEQSILMMEHGKHVICEKPVASNIEEATHMFEVAQKNGVVLFEAYKSQFLPNFEQAQLGLKKIGKVHKAHINYCQYSSRYQKYLNGENPNTFNPAFSNGSLVDIGFYCVAATVALFGEPENAQASAKLLDSGVDAHGCAIFQYPEFDVTLAHSKVSDSYAPSEIQGEQGAIIIDHIAECTDIKIRYRDGTVENLTQAQSENSMSYEAQAFANCIAGDKNTQAQAQLRALTVAKLITEMRQQVGVVYPADK; from the coding sequence ATGATTAAGTTCGCTGTAATTGGAACCAATTGGATTACACAGAAATTTGTTCAAGCTGCTCATGAATCAGAATCGATGCAGTTGGCTGCTGTTTATTCACGAAATCTAGACAGCGCGGCACAGTTTGCCCAAGAATTTAACGTTGAAGCGACGTATGACTCACTCGACGCATTGGCAAATGACAACACTGTTGAAGCCGTGTACATCGCTTCACCAAACTCACTGCACTGCGAGCAATCTATCTTGATGATGGAACACGGCAAGCATGTCATCTGTGAGAAGCCTGTCGCATCGAATATTGAAGAAGCAACACACATGTTTGAGGTCGCTCAGAAGAACGGTGTGGTGCTGTTTGAGGCGTATAAATCTCAGTTTCTACCGAACTTTGAGCAAGCTCAACTCGGCTTAAAAAAGATAGGCAAAGTGCATAAAGCGCACATCAACTACTGTCAATATTCATCGCGTTACCAGAAATACTTAAACGGCGAGAACCCAAACACCTTCAACCCAGCTTTCTCTAACGGTTCATTAGTCGATATTGGCTTCTACTGCGTAGCCGCGACTGTTGCTCTGTTTGGTGAGCCAGAGAATGCGCAGGCTTCGGCAAAGCTACTTGACTCCGGTGTGGATGCGCATGGCTGTGCGATCTTCCAGTATCCAGAATTTGATGTAACCCTTGCGCACTCTAAAGTCAGCGACTCTTACGCACCAAGCGAGATCCAAGGCGAACAGGGAGCGATCATCATCGATCACATTGCAGAATGCACCGACATTAAGATTCGCTATCGTGATGGCACGGTAGAAAACCTTACTCAAGCACAAAGCGAAAACTCCATGAGTTACGAGGCCCAAGCCTTTGCAAACTGCATTGCTGGTGACAAAAACACACAAGCTCAAGCCCAACTGCGTGCTTTAACCGTTGCCAAGTTAATTACGGAGATGCGTCAGCAAGTTGGTGTCGTTTATCCCGCCGACAAATAA
- a CDS encoding glycosyltransferase family 25 protein, producing the protein MKSIIISLERKSERFLSSQEQLLNIKKLDIEKLSGVDASLSKDHPLMNRYDAAAFYALNGRVAVPGEIGCYSSHYLAWERCIELNQPIIIFEDDVMVDVDVFEKTVQHASEHIEECGYIRLENYSNKREYNYVVENLDDEQSLVRHIKTPLCMTAYMITPHVAKTFIEKSDRFLYPVDVFIRNVWLHKQPTYGVSPAGLTGGAADSVIGERTFRIKKSLRIKTLKFLSKFRDVAMNGLFNLTYTVIIKKSRPKMFNGF; encoded by the coding sequence GTGAAGTCTATCATCATTTCGTTGGAGCGAAAGTCAGAGCGATTTTTATCTAGCCAAGAACAACTTTTAAATATTAAGAAACTAGACATAGAAAAGCTGAGTGGCGTTGATGCTAGCTTATCTAAAGACCACCCTCTGATGAATCGTTATGATGCCGCTGCCTTTTATGCATTAAATGGGCGGGTTGCTGTTCCTGGTGAAATCGGGTGTTACAGTAGCCACTACTTGGCATGGGAAAGGTGTATTGAACTGAATCAGCCGATTATTATCTTTGAAGATGATGTTATGGTTGATGTTGATGTATTTGAAAAAACGGTTCAACATGCCAGTGAGCATATTGAAGAGTGTGGCTATATTCGGTTAGAAAATTACTCGAACAAAAGAGAGTATAATTATGTTGTTGAAAATCTAGATGACGAACAAAGTCTAGTGCGACATATTAAAACACCGTTATGCATGACTGCTTATATGATCACGCCGCATGTGGCGAAAACGTTTATAGAAAAAAGCGATCGATTCCTTTACCCAGTTGACGTCTTCATTAGAAATGTATGGCTTCATAAGCAACCAACCTATGGTGTATCTCCTGCTGGTTTAACTGGAGGGGCTGCCGACTCTGTTATCGGAGAAAGAACATTCCGTATTAAAAAATCACTCCGCATTAAAACTTTAAAATTTCTAAGTAAGTTTAGAGATGTCGCTATGAATGGTTTGTTCAATTTGACCTATACGGTAATAATCAAAAAAAGCCGACCAAAAATGTTTAACGGTTTTTGA
- a CDS encoding sulfite exporter TauE/SafE family protein — MDLIFSPTFPILGAIFIFAAIVRGFSGFGFTLVALPLSALFVPVIELVPVFMLIDLLGNIQLLPKVKHHVNWRWVSKVFVPCLAFTPVGLLLLKSVSQDTIILIISAFIFASAIMIYKGFQYKSEPRFAPYILGSLAGIMNGAASMSGPPIGTHALASPIAPHIARAGLIAFFVLADSSAFVSASIAGLVDRDVVWLTLALLPSSMFGGYVGSKLFERFGGAKFKPVTIALLIVIAIFSAGRVLL; from the coding sequence ATGGATCTCATTTTTAGTCCAACCTTCCCAATTTTGGGTGCAATCTTCATTTTCGCTGCGATTGTTCGTGGCTTCTCAGGTTTCGGTTTCACCTTAGTGGCACTGCCATTGAGTGCGTTATTCGTGCCTGTTATCGAACTGGTTCCCGTTTTCATGCTGATCGACCTGTTAGGCAATATCCAATTGCTGCCGAAGGTTAAACACCATGTAAATTGGCGCTGGGTTTCAAAGGTATTTGTCCCTTGTTTGGCCTTCACTCCGGTCGGCCTACTTCTGCTAAAATCCGTTAGCCAAGACACGATCATCTTGATCATCAGTGCCTTCATTTTTGCGTCAGCAATCATGATCTACAAAGGGTTCCAATACAAAAGCGAACCTAGATTTGCTCCCTATATTCTGGGCAGCCTTGCAGGAATAATGAACGGCGCAGCTTCAATGTCAGGGCCTCCGATAGGCACACACGCATTGGCAAGCCCAATTGCTCCGCACATTGCCAGAGCTGGCCTGATTGCGTTCTTTGTACTAGCTGATTCTAGTGCGTTTGTATCGGCATCAATCGCAGGGTTAGTCGATCGTGATGTGGTCTGGCTTACTCTAGCACTCTTACCAAGCAGCATGTTTGGCGGCTATGTCGGTTCGAAACTGTTCGAGAGGTTTGGTGGGGCGAAGTTCAAGCCAGTCACGATTGCATTGCTGATCGTGATTGCGATATTCAGTGCAGGTCGAGTCTTACTGTAA
- the ppsA gene encoding phosphoenolpyruvate synthase gives MQNNTLWFNGLSMEDVDKVGGKNASLGEMVSNLANAGVSVPNGFATTSYAFNNFLDYKDLDERIHQLLDELDVEDVDALRKTGATIRQWVLDAPFPESLEQDIRDNYRELIEGNEELSVAVRSSATAEDLPDASFAGQQETFLNVKGIDAVIEATKHVFASLFNDRAISYRVHQGFDHRGISLSAGIQRMVRSDKASSGVMFTLDTESGFDQVVFITSSWGLGEMVVQGAVNPDEFYVHKPMLEAGHYPVVKKTFGSKLIKMIYSTNQEIGKQVDIIDTDTQERNEFSLNDEEIKELAKQAMIIEKHYQRPMDIEWAKDGIDGKLYIVQARPETVCSQSDQNVIERYELNNKADVLVEGRAIGQRIGSGPVRLVDSLDQMSLVQEGDVLVTDMTDPDWEPVMKKASAIVTNRGGRTCHAAIIARELGIPAIVGCGTATSSLNDGDTVTVSCSEGETGYVYNGELDFEIKRSEVDELPMLPTKVMMNVGNPDRAFDFAQIPNEGVGLARLEFIINKMIGIHPKALLNFDEQTDEIKAEINQRIRGYKDPIDFYVSKLTEGIATIASAFWPKRVIVRMSDFKSNEYSNLVGGKTFEPHEENPMLGFRGASRYISPVFEDCFELETQALKRVRNEMGLKNVEIMIPFVRTPSEAASVIDILAKFDLRRGDQGLKVIMMCELPSNAILAEEFLKYFDGFSIGSNDMTQLTLGLDRDSGDVAHLFDERNPAVKAMLKMAIDAAAKAGKYVGICGQGPSDHDDLAEWLMEQGISSVSLNPDTVIDTWLKLGNVANK, from the coding sequence ATGCAAAATAACACCCTATGGTTCAATGGCCTTTCCATGGAAGATGTCGACAAAGTCGGCGGTAAGAATGCTTCACTTGGCGAGATGGTTTCTAACCTAGCCAACGCTGGCGTATCAGTACCTAATGGTTTTGCTACCACATCTTATGCGTTTAATAACTTTCTTGATTACAAAGATCTTGATGAGCGCATTCACCAACTTCTTGATGAACTTGATGTTGAAGACGTTGACGCACTGCGTAAGACAGGTGCAACGATTCGACAATGGGTTCTAGACGCACCATTCCCAGAATCACTAGAGCAAGACATCCGTGATAACTACCGCGAACTGATTGAAGGCAACGAAGAATTGTCTGTTGCGGTTCGCTCATCGGCAACGGCTGAAGACCTTCCAGATGCTTCTTTTGCAGGCCAACAAGAAACCTTCCTTAACGTGAAAGGCATCGATGCAGTTATCGAAGCGACTAAACACGTGTTCGCTTCACTGTTTAACGACCGTGCTATCTCTTACCGAGTACACCAAGGCTTTGATCACCGAGGCATTTCATTGTCTGCGGGCATCCAGCGTATGGTTCGCTCAGATAAAGCTTCTTCAGGTGTGATGTTCACGCTTGATACTGAGTCAGGCTTCGACCAAGTGGTATTCATCACCTCTTCTTGGGGCCTAGGTGAAATGGTCGTACAAGGCGCTGTGAACCCAGATGAGTTCTACGTTCACAAGCCAATGCTAGAAGCGGGTCACTACCCAGTGGTTAAAAAGACGTTTGGTTCTAAGTTGATCAAGATGATCTACTCAACCAACCAAGAGATCGGCAAGCAAGTTGATATCATCGACACAGATACTCAAGAGCGTAACGAGTTCTCATTGAACGATGAAGAGATCAAAGAACTAGCAAAACAAGCGATGATCATCGAGAAGCACTACCAACGTCCGATGGACATTGAGTGGGCAAAAGATGGCATCGACGGCAAGCTTTACATCGTTCAAGCGCGTCCTGAAACCGTATGTTCTCAAAGCGACCAAAACGTTATCGAGCGTTACGAGCTAAACAACAAGGCGGATGTCTTGGTTGAAGGGCGTGCTATCGGTCAACGTATCGGTTCTGGCCCTGTTCGCTTGGTTGACTCTCTAGACCAAATGTCACTGGTTCAAGAAGGCGATGTACTGGTAACCGACATGACAGACCCAGACTGGGAACCTGTAATGAAGAAAGCCTCTGCGATTGTCACTAACCGTGGCGGCCGTACTTGTCACGCAGCAATCATTGCTCGTGAGCTTGGTATCCCTGCAATTGTTGGTTGTGGTACCGCGACAAGCAGCCTGAATGATGGCGACACCGTAACAGTGTCATGTTCAGAAGGCGAAACTGGCTACGTTTACAACGGCGAACTCGACTTTGAGATCAAGCGTTCTGAGGTTGATGAGCTACCAATGCTACCAACCAAAGTAATGATGAACGTGGGTAACCCAGATCGTGCCTTCGACTTCGCTCAAATCCCGAACGAAGGTGTTGGCCTTGCTCGTCTCGAATTCATCATCAACAAGATGATTGGTATTCACCCTAAAGCTCTACTGAACTTCGATGAACAAACGGATGAGATCAAAGCAGAAATAAACCAGCGTATTCGTGGCTACAAAGATCCTATCGATTTCTACGTAAGCAAGCTAACAGAAGGCATCGCGACTATCGCGTCTGCATTCTGGCCTAAACGTGTGATCGTACGTATGTCTGACTTCAAGTCAAACGAGTACAGCAACCTTGTTGGCGGTAAAACGTTTGAACCACATGAAGAGAACCCAATGCTGGGCTTCCGTGGTGCATCTCGTTACATCTCTCCAGTATTTGAAGACTGTTTCGAGCTTGAAACTCAAGCACTGAAACGCGTTCGCAACGAGATGGGATTGAAGAACGTTGAAATCATGATTCCATTCGTTCGTACTCCAAGCGAAGCGGCATCGGTTATCGACATTCTGGCTAAGTTCGACCTGCGTCGTGGCGACCAAGGTCTGAAAGTCATCATGATGTGTGAGCTTCCATCGAATGCGATTTTGGCTGAGGAATTCTTGAAGTACTTCGATGGCTTCTCTATCGGTTCAAACGACATGACACAGCTGACACTTGGCCTAGACCGAGATTCAGGTGACGTTGCACATTTATTCGATGAGCGTAACCCAGCAGTGAAAGCGATGCTGAAAATGGCTATCGATGCCGCAGCTAAAGCGGGTAAATACGTGGGTATTTGTGGTCAAGGCCCATCTGACCATGACGACCTAGCTGAGTGGTTGATGGAGCAAGGCATCAGCTCGGTTTCACTAAACCCAGATACGGTTATCGACACGTGGTTGAAACTGGGCAACGTAGCAAATAAATAA
- a CDS encoding GNAT family N-acetyltransferase: protein MQIRNAKVTDISSILELSMQINRQHHLGAPMVFAPASHGLADSEEYWLGLMLDPVGSFLVAVDEQQVLGFLAGKVTQNKGVTFIQSHKIARVNTIVVNDQFQSQGVGRALMNSFNQWAQANGAIELRLEVMEFNQQAKGFYESLGMETQSLTMSMRFEES from the coding sequence ATGCAAATCCGAAACGCCAAGGTAACTGATATTAGCTCGATCTTAGAGCTCTCTATGCAAATAAATCGTCAACATCATCTTGGTGCCCCTATGGTATTTGCTCCCGCTTCTCATGGCTTAGCTGATAGTGAAGAGTATTGGTTAGGGTTGATGCTGGATCCTGTTGGTTCTTTCTTAGTTGCCGTTGACGAGCAACAAGTTCTTGGTTTCTTAGCAGGAAAGGTTACGCAGAACAAAGGGGTAACCTTCATTCAGTCTCACAAAATAGCACGAGTGAATACGATTGTGGTAAACGATCAGTTTCAGAGCCAAGGCGTTGGCAGAGCGTTGATGAATTCTTTTAATCAGTGGGCGCAAGCGAACGGTGCTATTGAGCTTAGGTTAGAAGTGATGGAGTTTAATCAGCAAGCTAAGGGGTTCTATGAGTCTTTAGGAATGGAAACTCAGTCACTAACCATGTCCATGCGTTTTGAGGAGAGCTAA
- a CDS encoding glycerophosphodiester phosphodiesterase family protein has translation MSSIIVGHRGVAGTHPENTKASIEQAAKLGLKWIEVDIQPTQDDQLVVCHDHTLERCSDGKGRVDEHTLAELRQLDFGRWKSEQFSGEKILTLEELLALVEQYDLSVNLEIKVDSRHQTPHVVDLLHTELIRSNLDTDRVLLSSFSHQVVAELARHLPRYRVGVITEQLTQDDLMLIDEVKAFSCHINYEHLKQSDLDTLGEANIQTWCYTVNDPSRFKFLSKVDAVFTDFPNQFKPIN, from the coding sequence ATGTCGTCTATCATCGTAGGTCATCGGGGGGTCGCAGGTACTCACCCAGAAAATACCAAAGCAAGCATTGAACAAGCGGCGAAACTCGGCTTGAAATGGATTGAAGTTGATATTCAGCCCACTCAGGATGACCAACTGGTCGTTTGTCACGATCACACGCTTGAGCGCTGCAGCGATGGCAAGGGTCGTGTCGACGAACATACCCTTGCAGAACTGCGTCAGCTCGATTTTGGCCGTTGGAAGTCTGAGCAGTTTTCGGGTGAGAAAATACTGACGCTGGAAGAGTTGCTCGCGCTTGTTGAGCAGTATGATCTCAGCGTCAACCTAGAGATTAAAGTCGATAGTCGACATCAAACACCTCATGTCGTTGATTTGCTGCACACCGAGTTGATTCGTTCAAATCTAGACACCGACAGAGTTTTGCTTTCAAGCTTCAGCCATCAAGTGGTTGCTGAATTGGCTCGTCATTTGCCTAGATACCGTGTCGGTGTGATCACAGAGCAACTGACTCAAGACGATCTTATGCTGATTGATGAGGTTAAAGCGTTCAGCTGTCACATAAACTACGAGCACCTGAAGCAGAGCGATCTTGATACACTTGGTGAAGCAAACATTCAAACATGGTGCTACACCGTCAATGATCCGTCTCGCTTCAAATTCCTCTCAAAAGTAGACGCTGTATTTACTGATTTTCCGAATCAATTCAAGCCCATAAATTGA
- the grxB gene encoding glutaredoxin 2: MKLYIYDHCPFCARVAYIAQSLGLNIELVSVDYDDAQTLIDLIGKKMVPVLQKDDGSIMAESLDIIAYFMDLKSSDEQREPSEQATLFQSRSFPLTQQIGRPRWWNLDLAEYRSAGAKEAWRVSKETEGFNFEELLEKTPQYVQLINPLLKDAELLLDLENGESSLPLVDQALYFSMLRGFCVEPSITWPAALERWLEKQSKTLGIKLLR; encoded by the coding sequence ATGAAGCTTTACATTTACGACCACTGCCCTTTCTGTGCAAGAGTTGCCTACATTGCTCAATCTCTTGGCTTGAATATCGAACTTGTTTCTGTGGATTATGATGACGCCCAAACCCTTATCGATCTGATCGGTAAAAAGATGGTGCCTGTCTTACAGAAAGACGATGGCTCTATCATGGCGGAAAGCTTGGATATCATCGCTTACTTCATGGACTTGAAATCAAGTGATGAGCAGCGTGAACCTTCAGAGCAGGCTACTCTTTTCCAAAGCCGCTCTTTCCCTCTCACTCAACAGATCGGACGCCCACGTTGGTGGAACCTCGACTTGGCTGAATATCGTTCGGCTGGAGCCAAAGAAGCTTGGCGTGTTAGTAAAGAGACCGAAGGCTTTAATTTTGAAGAACTCTTAGAAAAGACCCCACAATACGTTCAACTGATTAACCCATTACTGAAAGATGCAGAGCTTCTATTGGATCTAGAGAATGGTGAATCATCACTGCCTTTGGTTGATCAAGCTCTTTATTTCTCAATGCTTCGCGGTTTCTGTGTTGAACCAAGTATTACATGGCCAGCAGCACTTGAGCGTTGGTTGGAAAAACAGAGTAAAACGTTAGGCATTAAGCTTCTTCGCTAA
- the ppsR gene encoding posphoenolpyruvate synthetase regulatory kinase/phosphorylase PpsR has translation MQIDIQSRDVFYVSDGTAITCETLGHVVLGQFPFEANEKTFPFVESEDKLSDLLKEIEISYRATGHEPLVFFSIVIPEIKLKLLDAPAHCYDVLESIVQKVQDDTKMAPKPKLQRSRSVNKDSDKYFDRIAAIEYTLAHDDGITLKGLEEADIILLGVSRSGKTPTSLYMAMQFGLRVANYPFIHDDIARLRLLPEFEIYRHKLFGLTIDAERLTEIRENRLAGSEYASDSQCLYELQTVEGLFRREAIPYINTSSLSVEEISTRILERTGLRRRLL, from the coding sequence ATGCAAATTGATATTCAAAGTCGTGATGTATTCTATGTTTCTGATGGAACGGCCATAACATGTGAGACTTTAGGGCATGTTGTTCTAGGTCAATTCCCATTCGAAGCTAATGAAAAAACCTTCCCGTTTGTCGAAAGTGAAGACAAACTTTCTGATTTATTGAAAGAGATCGAGATTTCATATCGAGCAACAGGCCATGAACCTTTGGTCTTTTTCTCGATTGTGATTCCGGAGATAAAACTGAAGCTGTTAGATGCGCCAGCGCATTGTTATGACGTGTTAGAAAGTATCGTGCAGAAAGTGCAAGATGATACGAAAATGGCGCCTAAGCCGAAGCTGCAGCGTTCTCGTAGCGTCAATAAAGACTCGGACAAATACTTCGACCGTATTGCTGCTATCGAATACACGTTAGCGCACGACGACGGTATTACTTTAAAAGGCTTGGAAGAGGCAGACATTATCTTGTTGGGTGTCTCTCGCAGCGGTAAAACGCCAACGAGCTTGTACATGGCAATGCAGTTTGGTTTACGCGTCGCAAACTATCCGTTTATCCATGATGATATTGCTCGCTTAAGGTTGTTACCGGAGTTTGAGATATATCGCCATAAGTTGTTTGGTTTGACGATTGATGCGGAAAGGCTGACCGAGATTCGAGAAAATCGATTGGCAGGCAGTGAGTACGCGAGTGACTCTCAATGCTTGTATGAGTTGCAAACGGTAGAAGGTTTGTTCAGACGTGAAGCCATTCCATACATCAACACTTCGTCACTGTCTGTTGAAGAGATTTCGACACGAATCTTGGAACGTACAGGATTGAGAAGGCGCTTGCTTTAG
- the ugpE gene encoding sn-glycerol-3-phosphate ABC transporter permease UgpE, with amino-acid sequence MKSNKVSDHLILIAGMLFMLIPIWLIFASSTHNPNTIVSEGLQWLPGDNFTAIYNEAWNKSMGFSGEVTASKMIANSMLMGLGFAIGKIIISMMAAFALVYFRLPYATAWFWLIFVTLLLPLEVRIIPSYEVVAGLGLLNSYTGLILPLIASATATFFFRQFFKTIPDELLEAAQLDNAGPFRFFVDILLPLSKTMIAAIFIIMFVVGWNQYLWPIMMTTDEGYNTIVMGIKQVLNNINETSLPRYDYAFAMVILAMLPPVLVVVVFQRWFVKGLVESEK; translated from the coding sequence ATGAAAAGTAATAAGGTCTCAGACCACCTAATTTTAATTGCTGGGATGCTATTTATGTTGATCCCTATCTGGCTAATCTTCGCCAGCTCAACCCATAACCCAAACACCATTGTCAGCGAAGGTCTGCAATGGCTTCCAGGCGATAACTTTACGGCAATTTATAACGAAGCTTGGAACAAAAGCATGGGCTTTAGTGGCGAAGTCACCGCCAGTAAAATGATCGCCAACTCGATGCTCATGGGGCTAGGTTTTGCGATCGGTAAGATCATAATTTCGATGATGGCCGCGTTTGCTTTGGTCTACTTTAGACTCCCTTACGCCACGGCGTGGTTTTGGCTGATCTTCGTGACGCTGTTACTGCCATTAGAGGTTCGTATTATCCCTTCCTATGAAGTTGTCGCTGGGCTTGGTCTTCTTAATAGCTATACAGGATTGATTCTGCCTTTGATCGCATCAGCCACCGCGACCTTCTTTTTTAGGCAGTTCTTCAAAACCATCCCCGATGAATTGTTAGAAGCAGCTCAACTAGATAACGCAGGTCCATTTCGATTCTTTGTCGATATCTTACTGCCGCTATCTAAGACCATGATCGCTGCGATCTTCATCATCATGTTTGTGGTGGGTTGGAACCAATACTTATGGCCGATCATGATGACTACCGATGAAGGCTACAACACCATCGTGATGGGCATCAAACAAGTACTCAATAATATCAATGAAACCAGTTTACCGCGCTATGACTATGCTTTCGCCATGGTGATTTTAGCCATGTTGCCACCCGTATTAGTGGTGGTTGTATTTCAGCGTTGGTTTGTAAAAGGGCTAGTAGAAAGTGAAAAATAA